CCCGCCGAATCCGCCGGCTGGCGGAGAAGGCGGGACAGCCTAATTTAAAACATATTTTATGATTCAGTTCGACGTAATCACCATTTTTCCTGACATCTTTGACAACTATTTTAACACCTCAATTATTAAGCGTGCCAAGGCCAAAGGTTTGATTAAAATAAAAATTCATAATTTGCGCGATTTTGCCCTTGGCCGGCACAAATCAGTCGATGATCGGCCATACGGAGGCGGACCGGGCATGATTTTGCGCGCTGATGTGCTTTTAAGGGCGTTGAAAAAAACTTCCAAGAATAAGCCGTCGGAGAAGATAATTTTGACCAGCGCGGCCGGTAAACAATTTGACCAAAAAACAGCTTATCGTTATGCGAAATTAAAACGGATAATTTTTATTTGCGGCCGTTATGAAGGAGTTGATGCGCGAATAGAAAAATTTATTGACGAAAAAGTTTCCGTTGGGCCTTATGTTCTAACCGGCGGCGAATTGCCGGTTATGACTATGATTGATGCTGTTACTCGTCTTATTCCGGGCGTCATCAAAGAGGAGTCGTTGAAAGAAGAAACATTTACTTCTTCGGCGGCAGAATATGCCCAGTATACGCGGCCGGAAATTTTGACCTTTCGCCAAAAAAACGGTAAAATAAAAACATTAAAAGTGCCAAAAATATTATTAAGTGGTCATCATAAAAATATTAAGGACTGGCGAAATAAATAATCATTAAAAAATATTTATGCCTGAAGTTTTAAATGCTGCAGAAAATATAACCGATAAAATAGAAGCTCTTCATACAAGACTAAGACAACTAGAAGATGAAAGATTAAAATTAGAAGAGGCAATGAGGGCCTCTAATGACGATAGTTTTGTCGGTGAACTTAAGGAAAGGACAAGTGAGGTCATAAAAGAAGCAGAAGGGGTAAGACTAGAATTAAAAAAACTCAATGATCCGGTCTATTCTGGTTAAAAGCGTTTTTAAGACCTTTTCCACAGGGCTTGCTTGACAGAAGATCGAAATTGTCCTATAATATAAACATAAAATTTAACTATTACATTGTCACATATGTAACAGATCGGAATCAACAAGACTAGCTAAAAACTTAATAGCGGATGTTGTTGACCTCCGCTGTTTATTTTGTCCAATTTACAAAATTTAGTAATTTAGACAATCAGTTGTTCATTAACAATTTGAGTAATCGAATATTCCACCAAAGAATATTCCACTCATTTTACGACCACAACATTCATTCGTTTTTATGTTAATTTTTCCGGAGCGCTTAAATTTATTTAAGCGAGTCGGAAAATCAAATCAAATTTTTTTAGAGAATTTGATCCTGGTTCAGGATGAACGCTGGCGGCGTGTTTAATGCATGCAAGTCGAACGGTCCGCAAGGACAGTGGCAAACGGGAGAGGAACACATTGGTACGTACCCTGGAGTGGGGCATAGCTAGTCGAAAGACTAGATAATTCCCCATAATCTCTTCGGAGCAAAGTCGCAAGACGCTTCAGGAGCGGCCTGTGTCCTATCAGGTAGTTGGTGAGGTAATGGCCCACCAAGCCTATGACGGGTAGCTGGTGTGAGAGCACGACCAGCCTCATTGGGACTGAGACACAGCCCAAACTCCTACGGGAGGCAGCAGCAGAGGATCTTCCTCAATGGCCGAAAGGCTGAAGGAGCGACGCCGCGTGAATGAAGAAGCCCTTCGGGGTGTAAAGTTCTTTTGTTTGGGAACAAGCTTCGGCTGAGTGTACCAAGCGAATAAGCGTCTACTAACCACGTGCCAGCAGTCGCGGTAATACGTGGGACGCAAGCGTTATCCGGATTCATTGGGCGTAAAGGGTGCGTAGGCGGTTCGATAAGTTGGATGTTAAATCTCAGTGCTTAACATTGGGGCTGCATTCAAAACTGTCAAACTAGAGGTCGGGAGAGGTAAGCGGAATTGCCGGTGTAGGGGTGAAATCCGTTGATATCGGCAAGAACACCAAAGGCGAAGGCAGCTTACTAGAACGATTCTGACGCTGAGGCACGAAAGCGTGGGGAGCAAAAAGGATTAGATACCCTTGTAGTCCACGCCCTAAACGATGGATGCTAGACATTGGAAGTGTCGACCCTTTCAGTGTCGTTTACAAAAGATAACTCGTTAAGCATCCCGCCTGGGAAGTACGGCCGCAAGGCTAAAACTCAAAGGAATAGACGGGGAGCTGCACAAGCGGTGGAGCATGTGGTTCAATTCGACAACAAGCGAAGAACCTTACCAAGGCTTGACATGCTAGGAGTATCCCGACAGAAACGTCGGGGGACCGTTAAATCGGAGCTTAGCACAGGTGCTGCATGGTTGTCGTCAGCTCGTGTCGTGAGACGTCACCTTAAGTGGTTAAACGAGCGCAACCCCTATTTTTAGTTGCCCCCTCACTCGGTATTATTAAAAGATAGTATTGAGTGAGGGGGCTCTCTAAAAAGACTGCCGTAGATGATACGGAGGAAGGCGGGGATGACGTCAAATCAGCATGGCCCTTACGCCTTGGGCTACACACATGTTACAATGGCCAGTACAAAGGGGCGCTAAGCCGCAAGGCGGAGCAAATCCCATCAAAACTGGCCCCAGTTCGGATTGGAGTCTGAAACTCGACTCCATGAAGCCGGAATCGCTAGTAACCGTGGGTCAGCTACACCACGGTGAATACGTTCTCAGCTCTTGTACTCACCGCCCGTCAAGCCAAGCGAGCCGGTAGTACCCGAAAATCCACATTAGTGGAGATAAGGTAAGACCGGTGAGAGGGGCTAAGTCGTAACAAGGCATGGGTAGCGGAAGCTGCTCATGGATCACCTCTTTTAGAGGAAAATTTCCCTCACTTTCTAGTTTTTTTGACATCAACAGGTTAGTCAAAGATGAATATATATGATGATTTATCTGACAACACAGAAGTGCTTTAAGAAAACTAGAAAGTGAGGGAAAGTCGATTGTTTTTATCTTGCTTCGGCAGGGTAGAAACAATTTGCCCTAGTTCCAATTTTATTGGAATTATGGTAAACAAGAATGTTGTGGTCGTAAAAGTAGTGGAAATAAAAAGCAAGCTTTTGACAAGCTTGTTTTTTATTTAAAAAATGGTGGGCGCACGAGGATTCGAACCTCGGACCTTTACAATGTCAATGTAACGCTCTAACCAACTGAGCTATGCGCCCCTCTGGTGGGTGTGGGAGGACTCGAACCTCCGACCTCTTCATTATCAGTGAAGTGCTCTAACCAGCTGAGCTACACACCCATATAATTAAATCATTATAAATTATTCAGCAGATTTGTCAATTTAATTTTGTTGATAATAATTATAGGAATTATGGCTAGTTTGTCAATTGTGGGGTTTTAAATTTTTGCTATAATTAATATATGTTAAACAAAATCAAAAAAGATTTTTTAAAAGCGCAAGACAAGAAAAAGGCCAAGCTATTGGCTGGATTTTTTAAAACCGGTAAAGGGCAATATGGCGAGGGTGACGTTTTCTTGGGCATTATCGTGCCAAAGCAGCGCGCCATTGCCAAAAAATATTCTGATTTATCGCTTATTAATTGCCAAAAATTACTAAAGAGTAAAATTCACGAATATCGCTTGACAGCGCTTTTAATTTTAGTCGGACAATATAAAAAATCCGATTGGCCGAAGCGAAAAAAGATTTTTGATTTTTATTGTCGTAACTTTAAATACATTAATAATTGGGACCTGGTTGATCTCTCGGCGCCAAACATTACCGGCCATTATTTATATAACCAGAGCGGTGGACCCCTAATAAAACGCTGGATTAAATCAGATCATCTTTGGACTAAAAGAATTGGACTTTTAAGCACAGCTTATTTTATAAAGAATAAACAATTTAACGAAATTTTAAGCGCAGCCAGGTTATTATTAAAAGATCGGCATGATTTAATTCATAAAGCCAGCGGTTGGATGTTAAGAGAAGCGGGCAAAAAAGATGGTCAAGTTTTGACTAAATTTTTAGACCAAAATTTTAGACAAATGCCGCGAACTATGCTAAGATATGCCATTGAGAAGTTCCCAGAAAAAAAGAGACAACACTATTTAAAGACGTCAAAATGAAAATTAAACATATAAATTTAAATTTTTCTAAAGCTAATACTGATAAAGCAGCTAAAATTAAACACATTTCTTTGGTTAAGAACAAAGAAATTGGCTATTATGTTGCCCAGGTTGATAATTTTGTTCAGGCTCATTATCATAAAAAGGGCGATGAAATATATCATATTTTGAAAGGGCGAGGATTGATTTATCTTGGCCGATTAACTAAAAATTTAGTTCGCTGGGAAAGACCAAAAAAAATTTATAAAGATGATGTTATTTTTGTGCCGGCCGGTTACGCTCATTGTTTAATGAATTCCAGGAAAGAGCCATTAGTTCTTGCTTTTATTTGTCCGCCCTTACATTTATCGAAAGATAGAAAAGTTTTAAATAATCCCAAGTAATTTTTAAAAGTTAATCATTAAAATATTTTTATGATGTTTGACGATAAAAATTTTTTACAAGAAGTTCTAAAAGATAAGGATTTGGTCTTGGTTGATTTTTTTGCTTCTTGGTGCGGACCATGCCAGGCTTTGATTCCTATTATTGAGGAATTGACTAAAGATTATGAAGGTAAAGTAAAAATTGGTAAATTAAACGTTGAAGAATCTCTGGAAACTGCGCAAAATTATGACGTGATGAATCTTCCGAC
This window of the Patescibacteria group bacterium genome carries:
- the trmD gene encoding tRNA (guanosine(37)-N1)-methyltransferase TrmD, whose amino-acid sequence is MIQFDVITIFPDIFDNYFNTSIIKRAKAKGLIKIKIHNLRDFALGRHKSVDDRPYGGGPGMILRADVLLRALKKTSKNKPSEKIILTSAAGKQFDQKTAYRYAKLKRIIFICGRYEGVDARIEKFIDEKVSVGPYVLTGGELPVMTMIDAVTRLIPGVIKEESLKEETFTSSAAEYAQYTRPEILTFRQKNGKIKTLKVPKILLSGHHKNIKDWRNK
- a CDS encoding DNA alkylation repair protein — protein: MLNKIKKDFLKAQDKKKAKLLAGFFKTGKGQYGEGDVFLGIIVPKQRAIAKKYSDLSLINCQKLLKSKIHEYRLTALLILVGQYKKSDWPKRKKIFDFYCRNFKYINNWDLVDLSAPNITGHYLYNQSGGPLIKRWIKSDHLWTKRIGLLSTAYFIKNKQFNEILSAARLLLKDRHDLIHKASGWMLREAGKKDGQVLTKFLDQNFRQMPRTMLRYAIEKFPEKKRQHYLKTSK
- a CDS encoding cupin domain-containing protein, coding for MKIKHINLNFSKANTDKAAKIKHISLVKNKEIGYYVAQVDNFVQAHYHKKGDEIYHILKGRGLIYLGRLTKNLVRWERPKKIYKDDVIFVPAGYAHCLMNSRKEPLVLAFICPPLHLSKDRKVLNNPK
- the trxA gene encoding thioredoxin, with protein sequence MMFDDKNFLQEVLKDKDLVLVDFFASWCGPCQALIPIIEELTKDYEGKVKIGKLNVEESLETAQNYDVMNLPTLIFFRDGKEIERVLGFHSKEELKAKIDNLLK